Part of the Pieris rapae chromosome 14, ilPieRapa1.1, whole genome shotgun sequence genome is shown below.
tcaatatttctgttacataattaatttatatctttcAGATGAAGTGAAAAGAATATGTGAAATGCAGATGAAAGGAATTTTCTTTTATCCCATGTAATGAATgcaaataatagtatttacaaacatactatattgtttattaaataaaaatgttctatatttattacattggactatgttacattaatattctaaattttaccaactattctaataatatttacaaaaacaaatgtatttttaaaatacacaatGTTAGTCTTTTGAAAGtttcttattttctttgatGGAAAATTTGTTATAAGTTTTGATAACAAGTTCTCTATTTTCATATCCCCATGCtaataatacacaaattaaacatgaaataccaacaaccAAATGTCCCACAAGATTAGTATCATAAAACTTATCTTCAGAGACTTTGCATATAATACCAGTAACagttaaaatagttaaaaagaaTTTACCCACAAATAGCCCTTCCAATGGCTTGTAACTAGTATCATTATATTtgtcacaaataaaatgaatactaTGCAGTATACgaacaaacatatttatacaattagatataataaatcccACTGGGCCAAAtaagtatgtaaaaatatatgacaatagCAAAAAGCTTATAGAAAAGAAAACCATAAGATAGTTGTAACTGTTAAGTTGACCACTAGTCATAGTAGCAAAAGTGTAACACTCTGTTATACCATTAATGGCCAGTAAAACAATTGCCAAACAGTGACTCCTGAGTAATTGCACTGGCAAGCCGCTTGAAACAAACTCCTTTCCACCATATAGTGCAAGTAATGTTCTTGAGTAACTCTGACCatacacaaatacaatcaGTCCAATTGAACTTACAATCTTACAAACTTGAGAAAGTACTGTACAAGATTCCTGAATCTTatatttatcttgtttatgGAGTGGTAAATCACGGTTAAGCAtttgagtaaaataaaaataactacttTCTTCAATTGGCCGAAATATAAATCGAGCTGCTAAGCTACCTAGATTATTAACCACATCATATACAGCTTGCTCACTAAATGACATGACAGGGCTCATAGACATAACATACTTTTCCCCTTCagttaataattgtttcacaACACCCTGCTTAGCAAAACTAACAGTAAGACTACTtaagtttttatcaaaaatgttattaaatgaaCCTGAAAATTTTGGTAAGAAGTCTCTTATTGATGTAAAGTCAAAGTCATCCATGttggtatataatttatgtaaaattctgTTTGGAACTATTTTAGACTTAATGACTCCTTTAGAATAcaaaggtttatttttaatgtaccaATAAAAGAAAAGATAATATGCAATTACAACAACTGCTATACTAACTACCTGTGCCACTGAAAATGCTATTAGTGCCAATGACcgatcataaataataattgaaagaaAAAGCACTGTTCTAACAAAGATATGTACTGTGTCTAGGATCACCTTTAACTTCACAAAACAATAAAGTTGTGCAACAAGAATTAAATTAGCTGAACACAACTCCAAAATGCATGAAATTGCAACACTCCAACATCCAAATGTATACTGAGACACAAGCTCTGGGTGACCCAAAGGCAGGATATACAAccaaatgtatacaaaaatagttgaCAGAATACAGCTTGTTGGTACTGATAACCACGTCTGATTCATTATATGATTCCAATTACAGTTATCCTTCTCTCCTAAGCAAGCTCTATAGAAAGGTTCTCTACTTAGGAACAATATGGTACTTTCCAATAACAATAGTCGAACATTCATTATGCCGATAATATCATGTCCAACATTTCGGATGACCCATGCattgataataaatgttatacatCTAAAAAAGATTtgaagaataatattaaaagaag
Proteins encoded:
- the LOC110992330 gene encoding protein RFT1 homolog; the protein is MSRNLLMSSLENASFNIILQIFFRCITFIINAWVIRNVGHDIIGIMNVRLLLLESTILFLSREPFYRACLGEKDNCNWNHIMNQTWLSVPTSCILSTIFVYIWLYILPLGHPELVSQYTFGCWSVAISCILELCSANLILVAQLYCFVKLKVILDTVHIFVRTVLFLSIIIYDRSLALIAFSVAQVVSIAVVVIAYYLFFYWYIKNKPLYSKGVIKSKIVPNRILHKLYTNMDDFDFTSIRDFLPKFSGSFNNIFDKNLSSLTVSFAKQGVVKQLLTEGEKYVMSMSPVMSFSEQAVYDVVNNLGSLAARFIFRPIEESSYFYFTQMLNRDLPLHKQDKYKIQESCTVLSQVCKIVSSIGLIVFVYGQSYSRTLLALYGGKEFVSSGLPVQLLRSHCLAIVLLAINGITECYTFATMTSGQLNSYNYLMVFFSISFLLLSYIFTYLFGPVGFIISNCINMFVRILHSIHFICDKYNDTSYKPLEGLFVGKFFLTILTVTGIICKVSEDKFYDTNLVGHLVVGISCLICVLLAWGYENRELVIKTYNKFSIKENKKLSKD